From [Clostridium] symbiosum, a single genomic window includes:
- a CDS encoding V-type ATP synthase subunit D, translating into MNPNTFPTKGNLILAKNSLALASQGYELMDKKRNILIRELMALIDQAKDIQSEIDVTFQTAYKCLQKANIELGISYVQEAGESIPVEDSIEIKARSIMGTEIPLVRFHKAEGEPPSYAFYSTKESLDQARAAFERVKELTIRLSMVENSAYRLAASIKKTQKRANALKNITIPSYSSLVRNITNSLEEKDREEFTRLKVIKRRRG; encoded by the coding sequence ATGAATCCAAATACATTCCCCACAAAGGGAAACCTCATACTGGCCAAAAATTCCCTGGCCCTGGCAAGCCAGGGTTATGAGCTGATGGATAAAAAGAGGAACATCCTGATCCGGGAGCTGATGGCCCTGATCGACCAGGCCAAAGACATCCAGTCGGAAATCGACGTCACCTTCCAGACCGCCTATAAGTGTCTGCAGAAGGCCAATATCGAGCTGGGCATCAGCTATGTCCAGGAGGCCGGGGAGTCTATCCCGGTTGAGGACTCCATCGAGATAAAGGCCCGCAGCATTATGGGAACGGAGATTCCCCTTGTGCGTTTTCACAAGGCGGAGGGAGAACCTCCCTCCTATGCCTTCTACAGCACAAAAGAATCCCTGGATCAGGCGCGCGCCGCATTCGAACGGGTAAAAGAGCTGACCATCCGGCTGTCCATGGTGGAGAATTCCGCCTACCGCCTGGCCGCCAGCATTAAGAAAACCCAGAAACGGGCCAACGCATTGAAAAATATTACCATCCCGTCTTACAGCAGTCTCGTCCGTAACATTACGAACTCACTGGAAGAAAAAGACCGTGAAGAATTTACCCGTCTGAAAGTGATTAAGAGAAGGCGGGGCTAA
- a CDS encoding diguanylate cyclase: MNRNTLLIVDDVEINRAILRNLFEKDYNILEAENGEQALLLLHQYRDSITALLLDIIMPVKDGFEVMADMSRAGLLKNIPVIIITAEDSMESEVRAFDLGASDIVMKPFEPHVVKRRVQNAIELNLHREHLEDLVERQAIKLRESQDVLMDALSSVVEHRNVESGQHILRIRMFTKILLENIMRSYPEYSLNERIINVIASASALHDIGKISIPDAILNKPGPLTAEEFRIMKTHSEKGCEILEGLDRMDDKEYLRYAYRICRYHHERWDGRGYPDGLKGDSIPICAQAAGIADAYDALTTDRVYKKAFTPEKAYTMILNGECGAFSPRLLECFKSSREQFVELTHSYADGHSPKMDLKKLETPPQLQQTEEQDTQQFGQMKYAAMLRCLGATVMEVDLSSEIYHLVYIAGEDFDSLRHGDNYRDSLRNFIEKSVHPDDRAIVSSSSAEYIHDFVDNGLLKRTRKYRVLHRATGTYLWYEAVILRVNIQSPHSHRILIVWKETGSETLKTPCQKGNSKEIDAIQNLMVAITQCINDRWFTIRDVNQGFLNLMGYTREEIRDRFHSRYVAMIHPDDREAVMARFKEQLLAGQSIELEYRVTAKDGRIIWVLDKCRLSIDEDGTEYLNCVLTDMTQVMQAQEALRLTMERHQIILDQTNDIIFEWDVAGSNINYSPNWEKKFGYKPIAESVRTQIPQASHFFPDDIPKLLSLLTSIENGTPYGETELRIANSAGRYIWCRVRATTQFNRAGEPITAVGVILDIDAEKRRTQELTDKAERDALTGLYNKSAGWRKIQYLLDNHSQAERSAMMIIDLDNFKQINDSYGHMFGDAVLTEISSQLLRLFRTKDIVARIGGDEFLVFVYNFSDVPAIQARARRVIEAFHNCLTEELQDTRLSCSIGISCFPDDGTDYQTLFQACDQALYHAKLQGKNRFSMFDKSVVTNAFLRSSGQGMTASTRIESDDSPNLVTYGIIQQAFKMLYAAGDLEMAIYSILEMVGRKYNVSRVYIFEEFGDGFCCANTFEWCNEGISPEIANLQHVVYDSYLDGKYSDLFNENGVFYCPDVSILPPRLFEMLNVQGIQSLLQCAIRNDGHFSGFVGFDDCSEKRIWTQAQIDALTFISELLSTFLLKMRAQDRAVTMAENLQMVLDNQNSWIYVIDPDTYALKYINAKTRTLAPESALGTPCYEAFFNHKEPCKRCPARDIRTTINRTMEVFNPLLNVWSLADASFIHWESGDACLLSCHDITPYMEGKNRDSDVKESE, translated from the coding sequence ATGAACCGTAACACACTTTTAATTGTGGATGATGTAGAGATAAACCGTGCCATCCTCCGGAACCTGTTCGAAAAGGACTACAATATTCTGGAGGCTGAAAACGGGGAACAGGCCCTGCTTCTGCTGCACCAGTACCGTGATTCCATTACCGCCCTGCTGCTGGACATTATTATGCCGGTCAAAGACGGTTTTGAGGTTATGGCGGACATGAGCAGAGCCGGCCTTTTAAAAAATATCCCTGTCATAATCATCACCGCAGAAGATTCTATGGAGAGCGAGGTCCGCGCCTTTGATCTCGGCGCCTCGGATATTGTGATGAAGCCGTTTGAACCGCATGTCGTCAAACGGCGGGTACAGAATGCCATAGAGCTGAACCTTCACAGAGAGCACCTTGAAGATCTTGTAGAACGCCAGGCCATAAAGCTGCGCGAATCACAGGATGTCCTGATGGATGCTCTCTCCTCCGTCGTGGAGCACCGGAATGTGGAATCCGGCCAGCACATTCTGCGCATCCGTATGTTCACCAAGATACTTCTTGAAAACATCATGCGCAGCTATCCCGAATATTCGTTAAATGAACGCATCATCAATGTGATCGCCAGCGCATCGGCGCTGCACGATATAGGTAAAATATCGATTCCCGACGCCATTTTGAATAAGCCGGGACCTCTCACCGCAGAGGAATTCAGGATTATGAAAACCCACTCCGAAAAGGGCTGTGAAATTCTGGAGGGGCTCGATCGCATGGATGACAAGGAATATCTGCGCTACGCCTACAGAATCTGCCGCTACCATCATGAGCGCTGGGACGGCCGCGGCTATCCCGACGGGCTGAAGGGAGACAGCATCCCTATCTGCGCCCAGGCGGCCGGCATCGCCGATGCCTATGACGCCCTGACGACCGACCGTGTATACAAAAAGGCATTTACGCCTGAAAAAGCTTATACGATGATTTTGAATGGAGAATGCGGCGCTTTTTCTCCCAGACTGCTGGAATGCTTCAAAAGCTCAAGGGAACAGTTTGTAGAGCTGACACACAGCTATGCCGACGGCCATTCCCCTAAAATGGATCTGAAAAAACTGGAGACGCCGCCTCAGCTTCAGCAGACGGAGGAACAGGACACCCAGCAGTTCGGCCAGATGAAATATGCCGCCATGCTGCGCTGCCTTGGCGCCACAGTCATGGAGGTAGATTTAAGCTCGGAAATCTACCATCTGGTGTACATAGCCGGCGAAGACTTCGACTCACTGCGCCACGGTGACAATTACCGCGATTCCCTCCGCAACTTCATAGAAAAATCTGTGCATCCGGACGACAGGGCCATTGTTTCGAGTTCAAGTGCGGAATACATACACGATTTTGTCGACAACGGCCTGCTCAAACGCACCAGGAAATACCGGGTGCTCCACCGCGCCACCGGAACTTATCTGTGGTATGAGGCGGTGATCCTCCGCGTAAATATTCAGTCCCCTCATTCTCACAGAATTTTAATCGTCTGGAAGGAGACAGGCAGCGAGACACTAAAAACTCCGTGCCAGAAAGGTAACTCCAAGGAGATTGACGCCATCCAGAACCTGATGGTCGCCATAACTCAGTGTATCAACGACCGCTGGTTCACGATACGTGACGTCAATCAGGGTTTTCTGAATCTGATGGGTTACACGCGTGAAGAGATCCGTGACCGGTTCCACAGCCGCTATGTTGCCATGATTCATCCCGACGACAGGGAAGCAGTAATGGCACGTTTTAAAGAACAGCTCCTGGCCGGACAGTCGATTGAACTGGAATACCGTGTCACGGCAAAGGACGGCCGCATTATTTGGGTTTTGGATAAATGCCGACTGTCCATTGATGAAGATGGAACAGAATACCTGAACTGCGTCCTGACCGATATGACCCAGGTAATGCAGGCCCAGGAAGCGCTCCGGCTGACCATGGAACGCCACCAGATTATCCTTGATCAGACTAATGACATTATTTTTGAATGGGATGTCGCGGGAAGCAATATTAACTATTCACCCAACTGGGAGAAAAAGTTTGGCTATAAACCGATAGCCGAGAGTGTCCGCACACAGATTCCGCAGGCCTCCCACTTTTTCCCGGATGACATTCCAAAGCTTCTGTCCCTGCTTACGAGTATCGAAAACGGTACCCCTTACGGCGAGACGGAGCTGCGCATAGCCAATTCGGCAGGCCGCTATATCTGGTGCCGTGTGCGCGCAACCACCCAGTTTAACCGCGCCGGCGAGCCAATTACAGCGGTCGGCGTTATACTCGATATCGACGCCGAAAAACGCCGGACACAGGAACTGACCGATAAGGCGGAGCGGGACGCGCTGACCGGGCTGTATAACAAGAGCGCCGGCTGGCGTAAAATACAGTATCTTCTGGATAACCACAGCCAGGCGGAGCGATCGGCCATGATGATTATCGATCTGGACAACTTCAAACAGATTAATGATTCTTACGGCCACATGTTCGGTGATGCCGTACTGACGGAGATCTCATCCCAGCTTCTTCGCCTGTTCCGTACCAAAGATATTGTGGCCCGGATTGGCGGAGATGAATTCCTCGTGTTTGTCTACAACTTTTCCGACGTCCCGGCCATACAGGCGCGGGCCCGGAGAGTCATCGAGGCATTTCACAACTGCCTCACCGAGGAATTGCAGGATACGCGCCTTTCCTGCAGCATCGGCATCTCCTGTTTCCCGGACGACGGCACAGATTACCAGACGCTGTTCCAGGCCTGCGACCAGGCGCTTTACCATGCCAAGCTGCAGGGGAAAAACCGGTTTTCCATGTTTGACAAATCGGTTGTCACAAACGCATTCCTTCGTAGCTCGGGACAGGGCATGACGGCCAGCACCCGGATCGAGTCGGACGACTCCCCGAACCTGGTCACATACGGCATTATCCAGCAGGCATTTAAAATGCTCTATGCCGCCGGAGACCTGGAGATGGCGATCTATTCCATCCTCGAAATGGTCGGCCGCAAATATAATGTCAGCCGTGTCTATATTTTCGAGGAATTCGGTGACGGCTTCTGCTGCGCTAATACCTTTGAATGGTGCAATGAAGGGATCTCTCCCGAGATCGCTAATCTGCAGCATGTTGTCTATGACTCTTATCTGGACGGAAAGTACAGCGATCTCTTTAACGAGAACGGCGTTTTTTACTGCCCCGATGTCTCTATCCTGCCGCCCAGGCTTTTTGAGATGCTGAACGTCCAGGGCATCCAGTCCCTGCTGCAATGCGCAATCCGCAATGACGGCCATTTTTCGGGTTTTGTGGGCTTTGACGACTGCAGTGAAAAACGGATCTGGACACAGGCTCAGATTGACGCTCTGACCTTTATATCAGAGCTTTTATCCACCTTCCTGTTAAAAATGCGCGCCCAGGACCGGGCGGTGACTATGGCTGAAAACCTCCAGATGGTGCTCGATAACCAGAACTCCTGGATCTATGTGATCGATCCGGACACCTATGCGCTCAAATACATTAACGCAAAGACCCGCACGCTTGCACCCGAGTCGGCGCTGGGCACTCCCTGCTATGAGGCATTTTTTAATCATAAAGAGCCGTGTAAACGCTGTCCGGCCCGCGATATCCGTACGACGATTAACCGCACGATGGAAGTGTTCAACCCGTTACTCAATGTCTGGTCACTGGCGGACGCCTCCTTTATCCATTGGGAATCAGGGGATGCCTGTCTCCTTTCCTGCCATGATATCACGCCGTATATGGAAGGGAAAAATAGAGACAGCGACGTGAAAGAGTCAGAATAG